One Trichosurus vulpecula isolate mTriVul1 chromosome 7, mTriVul1.pri, whole genome shotgun sequence genomic region harbors:
- the LOC118855910 gene encoding 40S ribosomal protein S25 has translation MPPKDDKKKKDAGKSAKKDKDPVNKSGGKAKKKKWSKGKVRDKLNNLVLFDKATYDKLCKEVPNYKLITPAVVSERLKIRGSLARAALQELLSKGLIKLVSKHRAQVIYTRNTKGGDAPAAEDA, from the coding sequence ATGCCGCCCAAGGACgataagaagaagaaagatgcCGGAAAATCGGCCAAGAAGGACAAAGATCCCGTGAACAAGTCTGGGGGCAAAGCTAAGAAGAAGAAGTGGTCCAAGGGAAAAGTTCGAGACAAGCTCAACAATCTGGTTCTGTTTGACAAAGCAACATACGACAAACTCTGCAAGGAGGTCCCCAACTATAAACTCATCACCCCTGCAGTAGTCTCAGAGAGACTGAAGATCCGGGGTTCTCTAGCCCGAGCAGCCCTCCAGGAACTGCTTAGTAAAGGTCTGATTAAGCTGGTTTCCAAACACAGAGCACAAGTGATATATACCAGGAACACCAAGGGTGGAGATGCTCCAGCTGCTGAAGATGCATAA